A genomic window from Triticum urartu cultivar G1812 chromosome 7, Tu2.1, whole genome shotgun sequence includes:
- the LOC125523781 gene encoding geraniol 8-hydroxylase-like produces MELLFFCTIVLILIVSSVYLLGLLADGRRNLPPGPRSLPLVGNLLSLGAQPHRSLARLAESHGPIMALRLGTVTTVVASSADAARDILQHHDAAFSGRFVLDGTHVSAHYTHSMVWLPASSPRWRALRKVCSGELFAPHRLDMHQSLRQEKVQQLVCHVTQLAREGTPVGVGRLAFTTALNLLSSTIFSTDLAELDDRHVKPCEFKDVLAELNVTVGLPNLSDFIPELAWLDLQGLRRRIEGLFQRLHAIMDEQIERHMQDRAAGELAKKNFLDVLLDYRNTDDDQGFERQTLLSLLSDLFSAGTDTSSATVEWAMAELLLNPSSMSRAREELDEVIGSKEQVEESDIGQLKYLQAIVKETFRLHPPAPFLLPHVAETMTQVRGYTIPKGTRLLVNVWAIGHDGKAWPEPEKFMPERFLEKEVDFKGRDFEFLPFGSGRRMCPGTPLAVRMVHLMLASLLHRFQWRLPVDVEKKGLDMAERLGVNLSMVTPLEAIATPV; encoded by the exons ATGGAGCTCCTCTTCTTTTGCACAATAGTTCTCATCCTCATTGTCTCATCCGTGTACCTTCTGGGCCTCTTAGCCGACGGTCGTCGCAACCTGCCCCCAGGTCCTCGCTCGCTTCCACTCGTCGGCAACCTCCTCTCACTGGGCGCCCAACCGCACCGCTCCCTCGCGCGCCTCGCGGAGAGCCACGGCCCGATCATGGCGCTCCGTCTAGGCACGGTCACCACCGTGGTCGCCTCCTCCGCAGACGCCGCCCGCGACATCCTCCAGCACCATGACGCCGCTTTTTCCGGGCGCTTCGTCCTGGACGGTACCCACGTGTCGGCGCACTACACGCACTCCATGGTCTGGCTCCCGGCCAGCAGCCCCCGGTGGCGCGCGCTACGCAAGGTGTGCTCGGGTGAGCTCTTCGCGCCGCACCGCCTCGACATGCACCAGTCCCTGCGCCAGGAGAAGGTGCAGCAACTCGTCTGCCACGTAACGCAGCTGGCACGAGAGGGCACCCCTGTTGGCGTTGGCCGCCTGGCCTTTACGACCGCGCTTAACCTGCTCTCCTCCACCATCTTCTCCACCGACTTGGCTGAGCTCGACGACCGCCATGTCAAGCCTTGCGAGTTCAAAGATGTGCTAGCAGAGCTAAACGTGACTGTCGGATTGCCAAACCTATCAGACTTCATCCCTGAATTGGCGTGGCTAGACCTGCAGGGTTTGAGGAGACGCATCGAGGGCTTGTTCCAGCGGCTACATGCCATAATGGACGAGCAGATCGAGCGTCACATGCAGGATCGCGCTGCAGGTGAGTTGGCCAAGAAAAACTTCCTGGACGTGCTACTCGACTACCGCAACACCGACGATGACCAGGGCTTCGAGCGCCAGACCCTTCTCTCATTGCTTTCG GACTTGTTCAGCGCGGGGACGGATACAAGTTCAGCCACCGTGGAATGGGCGATGGCGGAGCTGCTACTGAATCCATCATCCATGTCGAGAGCTCGTGAAGAGCTCGACGAAGTGATAGGCTCTAAAGAGCAGGTTGAGGAGTCCGACATTGGACAGCTCAAGTACCTCCAAGCCATCGTGAAGGAGACGTTCCGGCTCCATCCCCCGGCGCCGTTCCTGCTGCCGCACGTGGCGGAGACGATGACACAGGTCCGGGGATACACAATTCCCAAGGGCACACGCCTTCTGGTGAACGTGTGGGCCATTGGGCATGACGGCAAGGCATGGCCGGAGCCGGAAAAGTTCATGCCGGAGAGGTTTCTCGAGAAGGAGGTGGACTTCAAGGGCCGAGACTTCGAGTTCCTGCCTTTCGGGTCCGGGAGGAGGATGTGTCCCGGTACGCCGCTGGCCGTTCGCATGGTTCATCTCATGCTCGCGTCCTTGCTGCATCGCTTCCAGTGGAGGCTTCCCGTAGACGTGGAGAAGAAGGGGCTAGACATGGCTGAAAGGCTTGGGGTCAACCTGTCCATGGTTACGCCCCTTGAGGCTATAGCCACGCCAGTTTGA